A single window of Desulfuromonas sp. TF DNA harbors:
- a CDS encoding FtsX-like permease family protein gives MRALPLPVLIAFRNVRRNSRRSLLTVLAIAFGLFCLIVFQALKAGLHREMIVSTVGLDAGSLQIHAPGYEANLAVLSPLAAPETVEAVLEEAGITRHARRLKTPALVLAGPKSSSVLLSGIEPEREPEVTFIASRVIEGTYPDEGRGVLISHGLARTLGIGIGDELTLMGQSAFGRPVVRKMPVGGIYRTDLSSFDQTHIFLSLADLQLLLETGDAITEIAASLPVGSELDATRRLRERFGDRYQVSSWQEIAPDVVQLIDLNDATMRLLIGIVFAIVALGIVNTMTMVVFERFRELGVLAAIGTTPGGLIGMIVLEASFLGLFASVLGTLAGGLACAWLARHGLDLTSFTSHNQYFATSHVLRAHLMTRDLIAANLITVATALLAGLYPAWKGSRLSPARAIRHT, from the coding sequence ATGAGGGCCCTGCCGCTCCCGGTTCTGATCGCTTTTCGCAACGTCCGGCGCAACTCCCGCCGCTCCCTTCTGACGGTGCTGGCGATCGCCTTCGGCCTCTTCTGCCTCATCGTCTTCCAGGCCCTCAAGGCCGGTCTGCACCGGGAAATGATCGTCAGCACCGTTGGTCTCGATGCCGGCTCGCTGCAGATCCACGCCCCCGGATACGAAGCGAATCTCGCGGTTCTGAGTCCCCTTGCGGCTCCGGAGACGGTCGAGGCCGTCCTCGAAGAAGCGGGAATCACCCGGCACGCTCGCCGGCTCAAAACCCCCGCTCTGGTCCTGGCCGGCCCCAAAAGTTCTTCCGTTCTCCTCTCCGGCATCGAACCGGAGCGGGAGCCGGAGGTAACGTTCATCGCTTCCCGCGTGATCGAGGGAACCTACCCGGACGAAGGCAGGGGAGTACTGATCAGCCATGGCCTGGCCCGAACCCTGGGGATCGGCATCGGTGACGAGCTGACCCTGATGGGGCAGAGCGCCTTCGGCCGGCCGGTCGTCCGCAAGATGCCGGTCGGCGGCATCTATCGCACCGATCTGAGCAGCTTCGATCAGACCCACATCTTCCTGAGTCTGGCCGACCTGCAGCTTTTGCTCGAAACCGGGGACGCAATCACCGAGATAGCAGCGTCTTTGCCGGTCGGGTCCGAACTCGATGCGACCCGTCGGCTGCGGGAGCGCTTCGGCGATCGCTACCAGGTCAGCAGCTGGCAGGAGATCGCACCCGACGTGGTACAGCTCATCGATCTCAACGACGCCACCATGCGGCTGCTGATCGGCATCGTCTTCGCCATCGTCGCTCTCGGAATCGTCAATACCATGACCATGGTCGTTTTCGAGCGCTTCCGTGAACTGGGGGTGCTGGCGGCCATCGGCACAACCCCCGGGGGGCTGATCGGGATGATCGTTCTGGAGGCGTCTTTTCTCGGCCTCTTTGCATCGGTCCTCGGCACCCTCGCGGGAGGACTGGCATGCGCCTGGCTGGCGCGCCACGGCCTCGACCTGACCAGCTTTACCAGCCATAACCAGTATTTCGCTACCAGTCACGTGCTGAGAGCCCATCTCATGACGCGCGATCTCATCGCCGCAAACCTGATCACGGTGGCTACGGCTCTGCTGGCCGGCCTCTACCCGGCATGGAAAGGGTCCCGTCTCAGCCCCGCCCGCGCCATCCGTCATACCTGA
- a CDS encoding class 1 isoprenoid biosynthesis enzyme: MTSLLRLRRLWPSVQEHRRVEQEHLRLLHLLLADRYIARSPKPAGTLRYAQKNFFSILFLAIYRAVGVSEERRLFYGTVNHAIRGIVTATDNLLDDEYKELLPLRFAAEATRFKSVMHILLFDRFLFHVVDRAAGGGLIAPQDRSQLQQAILDALVPIGEEEATEEKGVHAILPPEQILKQVHLHKGGNLLRLAFVAPRLVETEFKDRLDLADRGAFRIGMALQSIDDVTDFYDDLRDRRHNYLVSSIRFEGSIAEKTRLEAFLAGRSKPVPIEENYAGSVERVLGHAVQEALAGFDELAAAGFWLNRQQSLALIRYLFRLRGVGHLLPLLDNGLAEGSGEMRRRAAI, from the coding sequence ATGACAAGCCTTCTCCGCCTCAGGCGCCTTTGGCCCTCGGTTCAGGAACACCGCCGCGTCGAGCAGGAGCACCTTCGCCTGCTTCACCTCCTGCTGGCCGACCGCTATATCGCCCGAAGTCCCAAACCGGCCGGCACCTTGCGCTACGCCCAGAAAAACTTCTTCTCCATTCTTTTCCTCGCCATCTACCGCGCCGTGGGAGTGTCGGAGGAGCGGCGTCTGTTCTACGGCACCGTCAATCATGCGATTCGCGGCATCGTCACGGCCACCGACAACCTGCTCGACGACGAATACAAGGAGCTTCTCCCCCTGCGATTCGCCGCCGAGGCGACCCGGTTCAAGAGCGTGATGCACATTCTGCTCTTCGACCGCTTTCTTTTCCATGTGGTCGATAGGGCGGCCGGCGGCGGTCTGATCGCTCCGCAGGACCGTTCGCAGCTGCAACAGGCGATTCTGGACGCCCTGGTGCCGATCGGGGAGGAAGAGGCGACCGAGGAAAAGGGGGTGCATGCCATTCTTCCTCCCGAGCAGATTCTGAAGCAGGTCCATCTTCACAAGGGAGGAAATCTTCTGCGCCTCGCCTTCGTGGCGCCGCGGCTGGTCGAAACGGAATTCAAGGACCGCCTCGACCTGGCCGACCGCGGCGCCTTCCGCATCGGCATGGCCCTGCAGTCGATCGATGACGTCACCGATTTCTACGACGATCTGCGCGACCGCCGGCACAATTACCTCGTCTCCTCCATTCGTTTCGAGGGAAGTATTGCGGAGAAAACCCGATTGGAAGCTTTTCTGGCGGGCCGAAGCAAGCCGGTCCCGATTGAAGAGAATTATGCCGGCTCGGTGGAGCGGGTTTTGGGGCACGCCGTCCAGGAGGCGTTGGCCGGCTTCGATGAACTGGCGGCCGCCGGATTCTGGCTTAACCGGCAGCAGTCGCTGGCGCTGATCCGCTATCTTTTCCGGCTGCGCGGGGTCGGGCATCTGCTCCCCCTCCTCGACAACGGCCTCGCCGAAGGTTCCGGCGAGATGCGGCGGCGGGCGGCGATATGA
- a CDS encoding isoprenylcysteine carboxylmethyltransferase family protein, translating to MTVSSKQLHRSQRRDALIYWIYIPSAVVLGGKTVDRLLDLPSIPSFGGLPVIPAAILIGIGVVFIQRATFDLKHYGGGTPNPQAPPERLVTEGSFSLCRHPMFLGYDLTALGTVLLLRSWGMLIIAYPIFIALEIRFLQNREEPVLARRFGAAYSDYRKRIPFLLPNPFKRRKPS from the coding sequence ATGACCGTATCATCGAAACAGCTGCACCGTTCCCAACGGCGGGATGCCCTCATCTACTGGATATACATCCCGTCCGCCGTCGTCCTCGGAGGAAAAACGGTGGACCGACTTCTGGATCTCCCTTCCATCCCCTCCTTCGGAGGTCTGCCGGTCATACCGGCGGCTATCCTCATTGGAATCGGGGTTGTCTTTATCCAGAGAGCGACTTTCGATCTGAAGCATTACGGGGGCGGGACTCCCAATCCGCAGGCGCCTCCCGAGCGGCTGGTGACCGAAGGCTCCTTCTCCCTATGCCGCCACCCCATGTTCCTGGGATATGATCTGACCGCCCTCGGAACGGTGCTTTTGCTGCGCTCCTGGGGGATGCTGATTATCGCTTACCCCATTTTCATCGCCCTTGAGATCCGGTTTCTGCAAAATCGGGAGGAACCGGTCCTCGCCCGCCGCTTCGGGGCCGCGTACTCCGACTACCGGAAGCGCATTCCTTTCCTGCTGCCCAATCCTTTCAAACGAAGGAAACCGTCATGA